A genome region from Maridesulfovibrio salexigens DSM 2638 includes the following:
- a CDS encoding S16 family serine protease has protein sequence MKWFGRKSAENTRSEENINDTHAGLENVTESMADDICKRVDSADLPANIMNTVREECERLLKLDNTSPEFHIVHSYLEFILSLPWNETTKDDLDIQKAKGVLDARHYGLNSVKERILEFLAVKNLRSRISPNLIIADDEVIARENLSIIFEHEGFAVRTVGNGLEAVAAMEEEPADIVITDLKMDGMDGLELLEVLRNRWPDTGVIMLTGYATVKTAVEAMKNGADQYLGKPVNLTRLREHVQDLLSRNRRIQGLQGPVLCFSGPPGTGKTSIGCAIAESLGREFICMSLAGLRDESELRGHRRTYVGAMAGRILQNIQKTGVRNPVIMLDEMDKIIQNFQGDATSVLLEILDPQQNSAFVDNYLGLPFDLSGVLFIATANMVERIPEPLMDRMEMIEFSSYTPGEKLQITQNYMLPNQLLKHGFSVNELEVAPDALNTIIADYTREAGLRGLDKQIASLCRKLARRRLSGQEEALPIKLAAAEIHGIMGPPPHFSATVTKMLKTGVATGLVWSENGGEIIFVEAVRMHGSKNLLLTGSLGEVLRESAQTALSFLRANAGKFGLSDDFFETSDIHIHIPAGAVTKEGPSAGVTIAVAMLSQLTGRMVREDMAFSGEITLHGDVLPVGGVREKVMAAVRARISTIVLPAKCAQAVEQLEDEVLGGLEVRLVSRLEDALEAALN, from the coding sequence ATGAAATGGTTTGGCAGGAAGAGTGCTGAGAACACGCGCTCTGAAGAGAATATAAATGATACCCATGCCGGGCTGGAGAACGTAACTGAAAGTATGGCTGATGATATCTGCAAGCGAGTGGATTCAGCCGACCTTCCTGCTAATATTATGAACACTGTCCGTGAGGAATGTGAACGTCTTCTCAAGCTGGATAATACTTCTCCGGAATTTCACATTGTTCACAGCTATTTGGAATTTATCCTTTCCCTACCATGGAATGAAACGACCAAGGACGACTTGGATATTCAAAAGGCAAAGGGAGTTTTGGATGCCCGACATTACGGCTTGAACAGTGTAAAAGAGCGCATTCTTGAATTTCTTGCTGTAAAAAATCTGCGCAGCCGGATCAGTCCGAACCTGATTATTGCCGATGATGAAGTTATTGCCCGGGAAAACCTATCCATAATTTTTGAGCACGAGGGCTTTGCTGTAAGAACTGTGGGCAACGGCTTGGAAGCTGTTGCAGCTATGGAAGAAGAGCCTGCGGACATCGTGATTACCGACTTGAAGATGGATGGAATGGACGGCCTTGAGCTGCTGGAAGTTTTACGAAACCGTTGGCCTGATACCGGAGTGATCATGCTTACCGGTTACGCCACAGTGAAGACGGCAGTTGAAGCCATGAAAAACGGGGCTGATCAATATCTCGGAAAGCCGGTTAATCTGACCCGTTTACGTGAGCATGTGCAGGATCTATTAAGTCGTAACCGTCGCATTCAGGGGTTGCAGGGACCGGTCCTTTGCTTCAGCGGTCCTCCCGGAACCGGTAAGACGTCTATAGGTTGCGCCATAGCAGAATCGTTAGGGCGTGAGTTTATTTGCATGTCGTTGGCCGGACTGCGGGATGAATCCGAATTGCGAGGGCATCGCCGTACTTATGTGGGAGCTATGGCCGGAAGAATTCTGCAAAATATACAAAAAACAGGCGTTCGCAATCCGGTAATAATGCTGGATGAAATGGATAAGATTATTCAGAATTTTCAAGGAGACGCAACTTCCGTACTTCTGGAAATATTGGATCCGCAGCAAAACTCTGCTTTTGTGGATAATTATCTGGGACTCCCTTTTGATCTTTCCGGCGTGCTGTTTATTGCTACAGCCAATATGGTGGAGCGGATACCGGAGCCCTTGATGGATCGTATGGAGATGATCGAATTTTCGAGCTACACCCCCGGCGAAAAATTGCAGATTACGCAGAATTACATGTTGCCTAATCAATTGTTGAAACATGGTTTCTCTGTGAATGAGCTGGAAGTTGCTCCGGACGCATTGAACACAATCATTGCAGACTATACCCGCGAAGCCGGATTGCGCGGTCTTGATAAACAGATTGCCTCGCTTTGCCGCAAACTGGCCCGGCGTAGGTTGTCAGGTCAGGAAGAAGCTCTTCCGATCAAACTTGCTGCGGCGGAGATCCACGGAATCATGGGGCCTCCACCACATTTCAGTGCCACAGTCACTAAAATGCTGAAGACAGGAGTAGCTACCGGTCTTGTCTGGTCGGAAAATGGAGGCGAGATAATTTTTGTTGAGGCGGTTAGGATGCATGGAAGTAAGAATCTGTTGCTGACCGGATCGCTTGGAGAAGTGCTCAGGGAATCCGCTCAGACAGCGTTGAGTTTTTTGCGGGCTAATGCCGGAAAGTTCGGGCTTTCAGATGATTTTTTCGAGACCTCGGATATCCATATTCATATACCAGCCGGGGCGGTGACCAAGGAAGGTCCTTCTGCCGGGGTGACTATTGCGGTGGCAATGCTTTCGCAGTTAACCGGACGCATGGTGCGCGAGGATATGGCTTTCAGCGGTGAAATCACATTGCACGGGGACGTGCTGCCTGTAGGCGGGGTGCGTGAAAAGGTAATGGCGGCTGTCAGGGCCAGGATCAGCACTATAGTCCTTCCTGCAAAATGCGCTCAGGCCGTTGAACAGCTTGAAGATGAAGTCTTGGGAGGTCTGGAGGTCAGGTTGGTTTCCAGACTTGAAGATGCACTGGAAGCTGCTCTGAATTAA